Sequence from the Luteibacter aegosomaticola genome:
CCCGGAACGTCGGGAACATTCTGGCCGCGTCCGGATTGAAGAACCCCAGGGCTTCGAGTTCTGCTGACAGCCACTCCGGCGCAAGGGTTTGGAGTTCATCATCGGAAATGAGCGGCTCGTCATCGACCAGCACGACGCTGCCAGTCTCTTCCATGGCTGCAATCGCTTCGGCGGCACCGGGCGCGGATGGTGCGCCCTGGTCATGAAGATACGCGGCGACCGGCCCTTGCCAGGCAAACGACATCAACGTGCGACCCCTGGAGTCGACTTGTTTGATGTCGCCACCGTGAGCCAGCAACAACGGTGTCAGCAGCAACTGGTGACGGTCCGAGTCGATGAGCACCGCGAGCGACAGGGCCGTCAGATCGGTCCACGCCTGCCAGTCGCCCGCTTCGAAGTCACCGCACTCATTGTGCAAATCTGCACCCGTCACGATCTGGCCGACAATGTCCCGCAGGCTGACATCCGGGTCGTCCATGAGTTGCACGAGCCGCTCGGTCACCTCGTCGGGCTGACGGGTGTTGGTGGTGTGCAAAAAAGTGTCTGGCATGATCGTCATGGCAATCCGTCCTTGGGGGCGGGATCTCCAGCCTGGCGTCGTTTGCAGTTTCGTCAAGGGGCGATGCGAACATTTGCCACTTTTTGCAGTCGTCCGGGTGGGCAGCGTTACGTGTGACGCTTGTCGGCCGTCACAAAAGACGCCACGATTTTCGCGACGTCGTCTGGCCCCAGCTTCAGCTCTTCGTTTTCACGAATCCTCTCTCCGTTGCGGAAGTGGTAGACACACGTAAGCCCCACAGCCATACCACTCTCCCGAAACTGAAAGCGGCGATTTTACTGTGGGGCGTCGAACTCATATGCGTCGCGGGCGTTTCAGGCAACGCTTTTCCGGCAACGTCGCGATAAGGTGCAATCGCTCACGCGCTGCCCGGAAATCACCGACCAACTGACTCAGCGATACGCTACCAGGCGAAGGCAGACCACCCACTCGCTCCAGTGAGCGTATCCAATGGTGGGAGCGGCGCTGTTCGAGTCTTGGCACCATTCCAGGCGACCCCGCGCTCGGTGGATCACAGAACTCCTGCATGACCAACCGTTCCGCATGCGCCCGCGATGCGAGGTATTGACGCGCTTCCTTTCGCAGGCGCCTCATCAGCTCCCGAAGCGACCAGCAGAGGATCTCCTCGCCCCCAGGCATCACAAGCGCCCAACGGCACCTCGGTTGGATTTGGGGGCAGTCGATCGCACTCATCGACCAGCCTGCGGCAGAAACGGCTCGGAATACGTCAGATCTTCGCATGACACACGGCCGCAGGCGCGATTGCAGGACGATGGGGTGAATTCAACTCGCTTGACCGGGATCACCAACCTAACCAGGAATCGGAGTTCGTCAAGGACTGCGCGCACGGCATTCGGTCGCGCGACACCGAGCGTCACCCGCCGTGTGTTCGTGAAGACCCGAAGCGTTTGGGTTTGTTCCGCACCAACACCGGGAACACCCAACCCTTTGCAGCGAAAACATTTTTAGTGAAGACGGGTTTTGCCCCCAGTCAAGCCAGTAAAGCTTGTTAACGCGCGAACCAACCACTGAGGAACCGCCATGGATATCACCGAAAAGCCAACCGTCCCGCCCGTCCCCCGCCCCGAAAATCCGGGTGGGCAAAGTGCCGCAGCAACCCCGCCTCCGACAGGGACCGCACACCCATCAGCCCCCGTCCCAGATGCTGGCGAGCCGCTGGCCCCGAATGGAGAGGAACATCCCATCCTCGCCGCATTCGTTGGCGGCATCGCATGCACGGCCCTGCTGATCCTCGCCAGCGCCGTATGCCACGCCCTGGGCAGGACGCTGTAGTGCAGCCGCCGGCCAAACGCAGCCTGCGGTGCCGGCCAGCCTATCCGGTGGCGCCGTGGACCAGACGGGCCCACCCGAAGCCGAGAGGCAGGCAAAACACTGTGACGGCGGCGACGTGCAGCACATCCGAGCGATTCGCCATGCCCGCGATTTCGAGCGCTCCGCCCGACACGAGGGCGTATGTGCCGGCGGCATACAGCACGCGGGAAATCTCGTCGGCAATGGCGCGCGCGAGTGGCCTCGTTCGGCGAAACGGCCGGAACGCGCAAAAGAGAAGAAGGCTCACGGCGATAACGAACCCGATGGCATTCACATCAAGCACAGCTTCGAGAAAGCTGGAAAACCAGTCCGGAAACTCGGTCGACAGCGTCACCCACCCCGCTGCCCATGCGCCCCATACCCCGGCCGCAAGGGTAAGCCAGAACACAAGATTGGCTGCGATGCGGATGAATTCGGATTTGACGGGAAACGGCTTCGCCACGGGTCGCCCGGAACGTGTTCATCAAGGTGCGAACAGCATTCCATCTGCATCAGCTGTCGTCTGTCGGCGCAGGCCTACACAAAATCGGACTTTCCTTTCGTTTCACCGAATCCTATCCCGCGCCGGCGGAGCCTCCGGAGCGAACGCCGCGCCCCACTCCTTCGCTGTCACACCCATACCCACCCCACCCATGAGGACGACACCATGAATCACCCTGACGCCATTGCCCCGCAAAGAACCATCCAGGACTCCGATGCAGTCCATCCCGCCCGCACCATTTTCGTCGCGCTGTGGGCCGGGACGGTCTTTGGTTGTGTCGTCATCGGCGCATTGTGTCTCGCCCGGGCCCTGGGGTGGCTGCCATGACCGGGCCCACCCTCCCTCGATGGCAGAGACGTGTTTCATGCCCCTTGTGGACGGCAAAGGCGCATCCGAATCCCGACACGAGGCACACCGGGGTGACAATGGCGACGTTGTGCATGTCCCTCGACCCGGCAAGACCTGTGGCAAGCAGGAACATGCCTGCCGCAAACGTGTACGACCCAATGACGTACAGCAACCTCGAGGCTTCCTCACCGATGGCGCGGGCCAATGGTCGCGTGGAAGATCGGATGCGAAAGATGACAAACAGCAGGGCCGTCGTGCCGAAGGCAAACACGAAGGGCCAGATCTCGAGAATCCCGCCAAGAAAATCAGCGAGCCACCGGGGGATGACGGTCGCAGGGGTCAACCACCAAGTCAGTAATACTTACACAGGGACAAACCAATGCTCGACGATACGACCACCAACGCCACCGGCACACCGACCCGGACCGACGACGCCCCGGCACGGCGAAGGCGTCCCGACCGGCGCAAGTTGGTCGACATCCCCGTGTCCACGCCGGACGAGGTGCGGCACGTCATCACGCATCTCCCCATTCTCAAACGCACGATCTTCGAGCTCTCCGAGCTCGACCCCACGCTGTTGAGGAAGGGGGAGCGCGACCGGCTGCGCCTTCTCATCCACCGCATTGTCGGCCATGTGGAGACCGGTGCCGTGGGGGACGCCATCAACGGGTTGTATCTCCTGCGCCGGCGCGGCCTGCCGCTGGCCGCTGTCGACAACCCCACGCGCCCCAGGCAGTCGCGGGACGCAGCACGCACCGTCCTTGCCACCTTGCGCCGGCAATGGAGCCGCCATTGCAGCAATGCGATGGACGAGGCGTTGTGGCTGGAGACAACCCTGGATTTTCTTGAGTCAGCGACACGCCCGTGACCCGGGCTCATGCAGCACACCAAGCGAACCTTTATTACAGCTTCGAACCCGAGGACATCACCCCAATGAAAGAGCACACCATGACGACCCAACCCACGCACACACCCAACGACACCATCCAGTCATCCACGGCTCGCGGCGCGAGAACGGCGCATCCTCTGCTGGCCGCCCTCATTGGCGGCGTGGAGTTCGGCCTCATCCTCGTTTCGACGATTGCCATCTTTGAGCATTTTGGCTGGTTTTAGCCTTTGTCATTCTTTGTGGGACCACCGTCAGGTAAAACGGTGCGCAGCCCAAGCCGCAAGCAGCCCAAACCCGATGCAGCATGGGGCGACAACAAGCGCGTTTGCCACATCCCCTCTGTGGCTCAGCCCCGCCAGAACGATGAAGATGACAGCCACTGAGACATAGGTTGCGGCCACATACAGCACGCGCGACACCTCCTCTGCAACAACGCGTGCCAACGGCCGCGTGCGCCAATTGAGCCTCAGCAGACAGAACAAGGCGCCACTGACGAGGATCACAAACGCGATGGCAGGCACGTCAAGAATGCCTTCAAGCAAGCTCGACAGCCACTCCGGAACGCTCGTCGATACAGATATTCGCCCGCTCTTCCAAAGTGCAATGACAATCAGGGCTGGCAAGAGCCAAAACAAAAAATTGGCAAGAATGCGCATACCCTCCTTGCCCCAATCAAATCCCTTCGACATCACCTGCCCTCGAATTTTCGTTCCCGGCAGGATTCCACACGAGGTAGCGCGGTGTCAGTCAGTCATCACCTACACCAATTCGGCATGGCCCACCCTGGTCCCTGTCAGGTCCACGGTACCAGCACTGAACAGGAGGAGCATTTTGAATCCCTATCTTCTTTCTGCGAAAAAGCAAGAAAATAATCGGACTTGACGGGTTGACAAAAACCAAAACCCCGTTTGGATGAAGGCAAGCCTGCGAACTGCACGGCTTACGTTCGATGAGCTGCTCATCGGCCCTGCTCTTTTTCTACCGAGGAAATCCAATGTCCAACATCTCCCGCTCCAACCCATCCCGTGCCCGCCGTCTTGCGCCCCGCACGCCGTCCCGCTCACTCCCTCCCGTCCCACCCTCCGCCGAAGCCTCCGACCTCATCCGCAGCATTGATGCCGCCCCTGCCCCTGCGCCCCGCATCCGGCATGTCGGCGAAACCGAGGACGGTCACCGCGTCATGACCCGGACGGCCAGACCCATCCACCAGGTCCGTGCCACGTTGAAGCGCAAGGCGATTGAGGACGCCATCATGACGATGTCCGATGATGAGCTTGCAAGCGTGCAAGTCGAGCCAGAGCCTGTGTTCGAACCCTCCCCGTCCGCGCGGCATGTCATGGCCATCAGTGACGTGCGAAAGAAGACCCCGCGTCCTGCCGTGCCCGTTGACCTCACGCCCCGCCCCACGGTCGATGAAATCACCCGCAGCAAGCGCGGTCTTCCCGCCAACCCCACTTGGCAGCATCCGGCATTGATGCAGCAGGGTGTTTCGCACACCGGCACCTTCGTCATCCAGTCGGATGTCACCCTGACCGACCGGTATCCGGTGTACGTCGATTACCTGCGCCAGAAGCACACGTCGCGCTCTTGCACCATTGGCGGCCTCTGGACGCTGCGCATCCTCACGGAACTTGTCGGTGACAAGCGTCTGTGCGAGCTCGGGCCTGGGGACGTCGACGTGTTTTTGCACGCCATCAGTGTCTGGCCCCCGCATGCGAGCAAGCGGCGCGACTATCGTTTGATGAAGGCCCCTGCGGTGGTCGCCAAGGCGAAGCGTCTGAAAGACCCCCCGATCGATGTGGGCACGCAGCAGCGCCACATCGATTTGCTGCGGACATTTTTCCGCTGGCTGGAAAACCGCCACGAAGTGGTGCCAGGACTTCTGAAAGGGGTGCGTCTGTTTTCATCGACCGACGACCGGGGTCAGCGGCGCAAGCCCTTTGACCCGCATGAACTCGAACTCCTCTTCCACCCCAAGCACGACAAGACGTTTACCAAGCCCCACCAGTACTGGGCGCGGTTTCTCGGCTACTACCAGGGATTGCGTGTCAACGAGTTATCCCAAATCTACGTCGATGACATCTCCCTCATCGATGGTTTGTGGTGCATTGATGTCACCCGTGACCGGCCGGGGCAGCGACTGAAAAACAGCCAGTCGCGTCGCACGCTTCCCATCCATCCCGTCCTGGTGGAAAACGGCTTTCTCGACTTTGTACAGCAAGCAAGGCGCTGGGGCCGGGTCACCCTCTTCCCCGGTCTGGTGTGGGGTGCAAATGGGCCGGGGGATACAACATCCGACTGGTTCAACCGGAGTTTTCTCAGACGGACGTGCGGCATCAAAGCAAAAGACAAGGTCTTCCATTCGTTCCGCCACAACTTCGCCACCCATGGTGAGCGCTCCGGTTTGTCTGATGCGCGCATCGCCATCATGCTTGGGCACAGTGCGGGGGATTCAATTCTCCGGAAGCACTACCTGATGAAGCTCAACCTCCTGGACATGCAGCAGTCGATGGGCAAAATGCAGTTCATGCCACTCCAACATCTGCCCTATGAGCCGGCACAGTATGAGCAGGCGTTCGAGCAGGCGGCAGAGGATGAGGCGCGGTTTGAGCGCATTGAGCAGGTGTATGGCCGGGCGGCGTGAGGCGACCGGAGCTGAGAATGAGACGGGCTGCCATTGGCAGCCCGTCTTTCGTTGATGTCAGCGATTCCCTGAACCAGGTCCTACATGGTTCCGACGCCGAAATTGTCAAACAGGTTTCCGGCGGCCTGCGGTAGCCGCTTGAGATAGTAGTCGCGCCATGAAAGGTCAGGCTTGCCTGCGAGTGTGTTGATCACATCGAGCGCAAGGACGCCAGGCTGCTTGAGAGCATCGACATCGAATCCAACACGCTCATCCCCCATGAACATCACCGACGGGCCCGGATAGACCTCTTCCTGCGGGGTAATGTCAACGAGCTTGCCGGTATGGTCCTCAAGCACCGCATGATGTTGGGCGAGGATCACTTCGCGCCGACTTCCGTTCTCCTCGACCTCGGACGGCCAAAACGCCCAGCCGTAAATCACCTGACCCTTTCCCGCGCCGACGGCCGCGAGCACATTGAACCAGCAGCGGCCTGGCTCGCACCACCGCAGCGGCTCGCTCGACACCATGCCTAGAGGATGGACCTTCTGGACAGATTTTGGAAATTGTCTCTGGGCATTCAGGCTCGGGTGGGCAAGGATGTATTGAGCGAGCATGTCGACGAGCGATGCGGCGGGCAATGCAAGAGTCCCCATGACAACTTCCCTTTAGTCGAACCATGTATATAGCTCGCTGCCACAGACTTGGCAATGGCCTGACTAAAGACGCCGAAGAGGCTTGTTTGCGACGGTCTGTGCTGGCGCAATCGAGTCGGCCAGTGACGATGAGAGCGCCTCCGCCACGAGTTGTTCCAAACCCTTCTCCCGGGCGCCATCGCGGCAGTAGTGCAGTCTGAATAAAGTTCGCGCGCGTCGTCTCCAATGGGTTCCCGGTATACCCTGCTCGCTCCGCCAGCGTTCTGCCCGTCGGCACAGTGTGGCGGCGAACCTGGTCCCCTGCACCCCGTTGAGGGCACCGAGCAAGTCGGCCACCGCGTCGGGTGCGCCCTGTCTACAAATGGTCAGCGCGACGCGCTGCCTGTCCGATCTTTGGAAAAGTATGCACGCCTCCCGCTTCCACCACGCGTCCACATGATCGAATGACGGAAACATGAGAGGCGCGCTCCATTCTGGCCAGATGCGGAGTGACTCACCGGGAGACAGAATCCATGTCAATGAGTCCAAGCCGGCGGACAGCGTCAATCCCAAGCGCAGGAAGTACATGGCATAGACCGCTTCGGAGATTCCGTTGGCCTTGGTTTTTGCCGGAAATGTACTCATGACAGCCCGGCGCGACAACACCGACTGCGCTTTGCTGCAAGTATCCGCGCCGGATATCTCGTCGGTCTGCGGGGAATACCTGACGCCGTGTGTCGTGCGCGATGACGGGGCCGATGAGGCGGACGTACCGGCACCTGACCGGGGCACTGGGGGCGGCAATGAAGGGAGGAGGATCGGGCTGCTTTGGCTCACGG
This genomic interval carries:
- a CDS encoding site-specific integrase, whose translation is MSNISRSNPSRARRLAPRTPSRSLPPVPPSAEASDLIRSIDAAPAPAPRIRHVGETEDGHRVMTRTARPIHQVRATLKRKAIEDAIMTMSDDELASVQVEPEPVFEPSPSARHVMAISDVRKKTPRPAVPVDLTPRPTVDEITRSKRGLPANPTWQHPALMQQGVSHTGTFVIQSDVTLTDRYPVYVDYLRQKHTSRSCTIGGLWTLRILTELVGDKRLCELGPGDVDVFLHAISVWPPHASKRRDYRLMKAPAVVAKAKRLKDPPIDVGTQQRHIDLLRTFFRWLENRHEVVPGLLKGVRLFSSTDDRGQRRKPFDPHELELLFHPKHDKTFTKPHQYWARFLGYYQGLRVNELSQIYVDDISLIDGLWCIDVTRDRPGQRLKNSQSRRTLPIHPVLVENGFLDFVQQARRWGRVTLFPGLVWGANGPGDTTSDWFNRSFLRRTCGIKAKDKVFHSFRHNFATHGERSGLSDARIAIMLGHSAGDSILRKHYLMKLNLLDMQQSMGKMQFMPLQHLPYEPAQYEQAFEQAAEDEARFERIEQVYGRAA
- a CDS encoding ankyrin repeat domain-containing protein: MTIMPDTFLHTTNTRQPDEVTERLVQLMDDPDVSLRDIVGQIVTGADLHNECGDFEAGDWQAWTDLTALSLAVLIDSDRHQLLLTPLLLAHGGDIKQVDSRGRTLMSFAWQGPVAAYLHDQGAPSAPGAAEAIAAMEETGSVVLVDDEPLISDDELQTLAPEWLSAELEALGFFNPDAARMFPTFRDTHPLIARFSVARMLSDAVYARDDIRIKRLVELGALAVQLGHDYDIQRGATLYSFRDLTFLGLAVVVDGEEGGDDGADGPEGEPRAVPAFVQSVDFLGPHDAHGNTLLHIAKSTRMVEWLLRLGLPLDVTNDKGEAPLDVATPVTRAVMEKWVFEKCLGGDVMGAMAQKRL